From Coturnix japonica isolate 7356 chromosome 1, Coturnix japonica 2.1, whole genome shotgun sequence, the proteins below share one genomic window:
- the GPR12 gene encoding G-protein coupled receptor 12 — MNEEPTVNASWLPQDRVEASSTENASGSSLVPVLEPEPELWVNPWDIVLCTSGTLISCENAVVVLIIFHNPSLRAPMFLLIGSLALADLLAGIGLIVNFVFAYLLRSEATKLVTVGLIVASFSASVGSLLAITVDRYLSLYYALTYNSERTVTFTYVMLVLLWGAAICIGLLPVMGWNCLRDESTCSVIRPLTKNNAAVLSVSFLLMFALMLQLYIQICKIVMRHAHQIALQHHFLATSHYVTTRKGVSTLAIILGTFAACWMPFTLYSLIADYTYPSIYTYATLLPATYNSIINPVIYAFRNQEIQKALWLVCCGCIPSNLSQRARSPSDV, encoded by the coding sequence ATGAATGAAGAGCCGACGGTCAATGCGAGCTGGCTGCCTCAGGACCGCGTAGAAGCCAGCTCTACCGAGAATGCCTCGGGCTCCTCCCTGGTTCCTGTGCTAGAGCCGGAGCCAGAGCTGTGGGTGAACCCCTGGGACATTGTCCTGTGCACCTCGGGGACCCTTATCTCCTGCGAGAATGCCGTGGTGGTGCTTATCATTTTCCATAACCCCAGCCTGCGGGCGCCCATGTTCCTGCTGATAGGCAGCCTGGCGCTGGCGGACCTCCTGGCTGGGATCGGACTGATCGTCAATTTCGTGTTTGCGTACCTGCTGCGCTCGGAAGCCACCAAACTGGTGACGGTGGGACTGATAGTCGCCTCTTTCTCCGCCTCCGTTGGCAGCTTGCTGGCTATCACTGTCGATCGGTACCTCTCCCTCTATTACGCTTTGACTTACAATTCGGAGAGGACTGTCACTTTTACCTATGTCATGCTTGTATTGCTGTGGGGAGCGGCGATCTGTATCGGACTGCTGCCTGTGATGGGCTGGAACTGCCTGAGAGATGAATCCACCTGCAGTGTTATCAGACCGCTGACTAAAAATAACGCGGCCGTCCTCTCGGTCTCCTTCTTGCTTATGTTTGCCCTCATGCTGCAGCTCTACATTCAGATCTGTAAAATCGTGATGCGCCATGCCCATCAGATTGCCTTGCAGCACCATTTCCTGGCCACTTCCCACTACGTGACCACCCGAAAAGGAGTGTCTACTTTGGCCATTATTTTGGGGACTTTTGCTGCTTGCTGGATGCCTTTTACTCTCTATTCCTTAATAGCAGATTACACCTACCCTTCTATATACACCTATGCCACCCTCCTGCCAGCTACCTACAATTCCATCATCAACCCTGTAATATATGCTTTTAGAAACCAGGAGATACAGAAAGCGCTGTGGCTCGTCTGCTGTGGCTGCATTCCTTCTAACCTGTCTCAGAGAGCCAGATCACCCAGCGATGTCTGA